The segment atggtacatagtaaaataggattctaatggtgcgttcacaccgcacactttgtctgcgtcaggcaacgctcccaacgcatctagtttgacggatgtacgttgaagctcgcaacacttgctttttggtgcgttcacaccgtacacgtcaggcaacgcatctagtttgcacacttcccctgaataaacacTGGCAAACTAGTTGGGAGTGGACATTTTGAAATCTTCTCATaaccatgtttcgctagctaacgaaatgggaaataattacgttgagaaaagatttgataacTTAGCTGACAttccgatctcttcagcgatcttcaggGGTTGATCCTCGGGGGCCCTNNNNNNNNNNNNNNNNNNNNNNNNNNNNNNNNNNNNNNNNNNNNNNNNNNNNNNNNNNNNNNNNNNNNNNNNNNNNNNNNNNNNNNNNNNNNNNNNNNNNNNNNNNNNNNNNNNNNNNNNNNNNNNNNNNNNNNNNNNNNNNNNNNNNNNNNNNNNNNNNNNNNNNNNNNNNNNNNNNNNNNNNNNNNNNNNNNNNNNNNNNNNNNNNNNNNNNNNNNNNNNNNNNNNNNNNNNNNNNNNNNNNNNNNNNNNNNNNNNNNNNNNNNNNNNNNNNNNNNNNNNNNNNNNNNNNNNNNNNNNNNNNNNNNNNNNNNNNNNNNNNNNNNNNNNNNNNNNNNNNNNNNNNNNNNNNNNNNNNNNNNNNNNNNNNNNNNNNNNNNNNNNNNNNNNNNNNNNNNNNNNNNNNNNNNNNNNNNNNNNNNNNNNNNNNNNNNNNNNNNNNNNNNNNNNNNNNNNNNNNNNNNNNNNNNNNNNNNNNNNNNNNNNNNNNNNNNNNNNNNCCAAACTCCctatttaatgttgttttttgcaaCATAAATTCAAGATAGGAGTATCTAAATGTTTAGAAATGTTCACATTAATTTAGCACCTGTCTGTTTAGTTGACATGGAAAGATggcattgtgtgtttttttttctttcttttttttttcttttttgtttgttcaaaGTGCCAAGTGAATTGCCTTTTTACTACTAAAGTGGATAAACTTTTGACACCATATTTTAGTATatcttaagttttttttaattattagatCACCTGTCGCATGGACATGTTATTCCATGCATGTCGCTTTACATTGTACTGTCTAGAGGGAATGTTGTaacatttcacaaaaaatataCCATAAGTTCATAAAACAAGACCACATATTTGTACCAGATGAAATAAGTAAAAGTACCAAGTTCAGCAGGTAAATactttgtaaaataatatttgtaaaatcagtaaaacattacaaaaagtaGCATGGCTCCCTGTTAAACAAAGCACAACTCTTTTCACTTTTTCCAGTGCTGTTCAACACAAACACAGTCTCACACCAGAGATCAGGCTGATTTGTCTTGTTTTTGACAGCAGTCACTCTAAACGTCTCATATGGAGGAATAAGCACCTCCTTCTCCTCAGGATACTTTGAATATTTTGTCAGATCAGCACCTTCACAAGTGTAGATTTCAAAACAAGATACATTTCCAAAACCCTGTATTACTTTACGATCAAGAGAGGAGGATGAGAACGAGCTCAAACGAACCTCTTTGTTCTGAACATCAAATTTAAGATTGGTACCACGATAAGTTACATGGCATCTATTTTGTGATTTCTTCAGAATCTGTATCGCTTCTGTTAACAGAAAGTGAAGTGAATACCATTTAAATGTGCCCTCTTTGTATTTGGGTTTGTCAGTGCGAGTGGCTTTGGTGAAACTACTGAATACATTCGAGTCTTTGTTAGTATACACATAAATGGCAATAGATTGATTCCTTGTCAAGTAATCCTCTGGTTTCTTGGCATTCTCCTCACCCTCTTGCCAAGTCTTATTAAATTCATCTGAGGCAGATCTTTCCTTCTCTAGATAGTATTTCTCCACCTTGTGTGCCATTTCATTTGTACAGCCATTATATTGGTCATCAACAGAATTTGGTGCCATATCCAGTGGAAATATCTTCTCAACAGCAGCAGCGGCTCTGTAATCCTGCAGTAAGAGCAAtcataatgatcaatcatcagaATTGATGTTTGTAATATTCATACTAGAACACAAGCTTACCTGTCCTAGAGCAGCTGAAATAAGAAGAGCAGCTTCCATGATCAGCAGCATCTTGATTCAGTCAAATCCTTATTATGATTCCAATCTATTGAAGCGCAGATGCTGAAAGACAACCAAAAACAACAGGGTTTAACGAATACAAAACATACAACTGCAATAGGAAAAAATGCCAAACTTACCTGAGAATACTGTCGTCTCCTCTTGTCAAGTTCTGTTTTCTTTTCAATATTCTTTAAGAGCTCAGCAGCAATGAGAGGAGAAGTTCGCTCACAGCCAGATGCTAATTCAAACTAAGTGAAGAGGAAAGCAGCTTTTGTATAATCACAAATGTCATCTTGATGCAGGAACATTTAAAAAGTTCAGCTTATCTGACCTTGGACTGACTCCAAGAATCCTCTCAAGTTCAGAAAAACACACCTGGATATTTAGCTAGAATACAGTCCTCACTGAAATTGTCCAGGAATGTGATGTAAAGATTCTAAGGTGTGTAATCTTTCTGCAAGATTTCAAAGCTAGTTACATTTCCAAAAACGTAATTGATGCAATAGAACCAAAACAAACCTTCTTGTTCAGAACATCAAATTCAAATTTATCAAATTCAGGTTCACTGCCACAAAAAGTTAAATAGAATTTGTTTTCTTCTCATTTCTGTTAAAGCGTGATCTGAACACATATGTTTGTATGTTTGTTGAAATCTCCATTGACTTTAGTGTACACATATATGGTGGTTAAATTTCTAGCAGATTTTTTGGCATTATTCTTTTTGATTGTATTCTTTGGATATTCTTCATCATCACCAGGTGTTCTCTGCACAGTTGTCATTTACTGGTTAAAGTTACTGAAGGACAGATATTCcaataatattcaaataaaaagatgAAGAAATTTGCAACTAAAAAGAGTGTCTGATGTGTTATGACATAACAGACCTACTTGCTTAAGTGTGATGCCTCTACCTCAAGTGGTTTCACGTGGGACCGTTGTTATTAAACCTGATCTTAGGATCTCTAGTAATTGTAAAGTAAATACtgggccaaaaaaaaaacaaaaaaaaaaaaacacacacaatgacCTGAGCCATTAGGGTAAAGATTGTCCaaattgtgtttataattaaCCTGTTGAACCACTGTTATTAGCAGTAGTGATATTTCTCCATTGCAAATAATTTACTTGTTGATGCAGTAGTGTAATAGGAAAACAACAGCCCCAACTGGCATGACGTACATGCTGCTTGTTCTGAGTAATTGACTAATACATTGAAAAGGGtgtgttcaaaataatagcagtGTGGAGTTTAATCAGATAATTCATTGATTCTGTGAAAAAACAATAGGTGTCAATAATTGTCCTTCTTAAGGAAGAATGTGTCACACATTGTTATAAAACATATTTCCTTCTGAATTGCAAAGTAAAATGGGCCATTTCAAAAATTGTTCAGAAGAAAAATGTGGCTTCATTAAAAAAGTTGATTGGAGAAGGAAAAATGTGCAAAAAGAGTGCAGCAAATTATAGGATGCTCAGTTAAAATGATCTCAGATGCATTAAAATGGCAGCAAAAACCCAAAACAAGCAACTACTGTTAAAACGGTTCGAATAATTGTCAGAAAGGCAAATCCAGCCAATCACCACCTCTAGAAAGATCAAAGATgattgcaatactttttaattgacatttataaaataatcgccaaagttttgcgcaaatctgtaattgAAACGCGTTTAGTGACCCCAAATGCACAAGTAAGTGAGCAACATCTTGGTTTCAGACAAAAAGGATTGAGGTAATGAAGTGGCCAGCTCAATCCCCTGACATCAACCCAATTGAAATGTTttgcattaaaacattaaaaatgcagtttctgaAGCAAAACTCAAATTCATAGGAACTATGAAACAGTTTGTTAATCCTGGGCTGTAATAACCATGCCAAAGTTGGTTGACTCATGCAATGCATATGTGCAACAGTTATCAAAAACAATGGTTATACGACTAAATATTAGTTTAGTAATTTAAACTAaagttcaaaatgttttttttaagtgtttgagTTTAAAGATAAAAATGTCAATACTGTAAATCATTAAATCTCTTAATACTTCCATTTAGAATTGAATGTACAATGTTTCAACTATATATTAAATTTGGAAATAATAGCcattaaaaaatactgtatttacttttattaagGTACTGCTATTTATATGAACACAACTGTATATCAGAGGAAGTCCAAAGGAATATTTTAGAAATAATCAGGACTATAGTAGCtattaagttaaaataaatatcatacaatgACCAGCAGGTGGTGCTGTAACTACTTCAATTCCTTTATGAGTCCCATTCCATCATATCAAGTTAGA is part of the Garra rufa chromosome 1, GarRuf1.0, whole genome shotgun sequence genome and harbors:
- the LOC141319338 gene encoding ecto-ADP-ribosyltransferase 5-like is translated as MLLIMEAALLISAALGQDYRAAAAVEKIFPLDMAPNSVDDQYNGCTNEMAHKVEKYYLEKERSASDEFNKTWQEGEENAKKPEDYLTRNQSIAIYVYTNKDSNVFSSFTKATRTDKPKYKEGTFKWYSLHFLLTEAIQILKKSQNRCHVTYRGTNLKFDVQNKEVRLSSFSSSSLDRKVIQGFGNVSCFEIYTCEGADLTKYSKYPEEKEVLIPPYETFRVTAVKNKTNQPDLWCETVFVLNSTGKSEKSCALFNREPCYFL